One window of the Pseudomonas knackmussii B13 genome contains the following:
- the lysA gene encoding diaminopimelate decarboxylase, with protein sequence MEAFNVRGGQLFAEEVALSAVAERFGTPTYVYSRAHIEQQYRSYTDALQGLPHLVCFAVKANSNLAVLNVLARLGSGFDIVSRGELERVIAAGGDPAKVVFSGVGKTRDDMRRALEVGVHCFNVESTVELERLQEVAAELGVKAPVSLRVNPDVDAQTHPYISTGLKENKFGVDIDEAEAIYARAAELPNLEVKGVDCHIGSQLTQLEPFLDALDRLLALIDRLAARGIVIQHLDLGGGLGVRYRDETPPPASDYIRAIRERLGNRQLTLVFEPGRYIVANAGLLLTRVEYLKHTTHKDFAIIDAAMNDLIRPALYQAWMDVTPVSKRDGEKRTYDLVGPICETGDFLAKGRELALAEGDLLAVRSAGAYGFVMSSNYNTRGRAAEVLVDGDKAFEVRRRETVQELYAGESLLPE encoded by the coding sequence ATGGAGGCATTCAACGTCCGCGGCGGGCAACTGTTCGCGGAAGAAGTGGCGCTGTCGGCGGTCGCCGAACGCTTCGGCACTCCCACCTACGTCTATTCGCGGGCGCACATCGAGCAGCAGTACCGCTCCTACACTGACGCCCTGCAAGGCTTGCCGCACCTGGTCTGCTTCGCGGTGAAGGCCAACTCCAACCTCGCCGTGCTGAACGTATTGGCACGCCTGGGTTCGGGCTTCGACATCGTGTCCCGTGGCGAGCTGGAACGCGTCATCGCCGCCGGCGGTGACCCGGCCAAGGTCGTGTTCTCCGGTGTCGGCAAGACCCGCGACGACATGCGCCGCGCGCTGGAAGTCGGCGTGCATTGCTTCAACGTCGAATCCACCGTGGAACTGGAGCGCCTGCAGGAAGTGGCCGCCGAACTGGGCGTGAAAGCGCCGGTTTCGCTGCGCGTGAACCCTGACGTCGACGCCCAGACCCACCCCTACATCTCCACCGGCCTGAAAGAAAACAAGTTCGGCGTAGACATCGACGAGGCCGAGGCCATCTACGCCCGCGCCGCCGAGCTGCCGAACCTGGAAGTGAAAGGCGTGGACTGTCACATCGGTTCGCAGCTGACCCAGCTGGAACCCTTCCTCGACGCCCTCGACCGCCTGCTGGCGCTGATCGATCGCCTTGCCGCGCGCGGCATCGTCATCCAGCACCTGGACCTGGGCGGTGGCCTGGGCGTGCGCTACCGCGACGAAACCCCGCCGCCGGCCAGCGACTACATCCGCGCCATCCGCGAGCGCCTGGGCAATCGCCAGCTGACCCTGGTGTTCGAGCCGGGCCGCTACATCGTGGCAAACGCAGGCCTGCTGCTGACCCGCGTGGAGTACCTCAAGCACACCACGCACAAGGACTTCGCCATCATCGATGCAGCGATGAACGACCTGATCCGCCCGGCCCTCTACCAGGCCTGGATGGACGTCACCCCGGTCAGCAAGCGTGACGGCGAGAAGCGCACCTACGACCTGGTCGGACCGATCTGCGAAACCGGCGACTTCCTCGCCAAAGGCCGCGAACTGGCCCTGGCCGAAGGCGACCTGCTGGCCGTGCGTTCGGCCGGCGCCTACGGCTTCGTCATGAGCTCCAACTACAACACCCGCGGCCGCGCTGCCGAGGTGCTGGTGGACGGCGACAAGGCCTTCGAAGTGCGCCGTCGCGAGACCGTGCAGGAGCTTTACGCCGGCGAAAGCCTGCTGCCGGAGTGA
- a CDS encoding DUF1289 domain-containing protein, with translation MSSSPASEAPVPSPCCRRCCLDEQDVCLGCGRSLAEVLEWNGADGARRRQIIEAAAARCKPRLPWR, from the coding sequence ATGTCGAGTTCCCCGGCGTCTGAGGCACCGGTGCCTTCGCCTTGCTGTCGGCGCTGCTGCCTCGACGAGCAGGACGTCTGCCTGGGCTGCGGGCGCAGCCTGGCGGAGGTTCTCGAATGGAACGGGGCCGATGGCGCGCGCCGTCGGCAGATCATCGAAGCCGCCGCAGCCCGTTGCAAACCGCGGTTACCTTGGCGCTGA
- the sutA gene encoding transcriptional regulator SutA, whose product MSDEELEQDELDGADEDDGEELAAADDGDAESEADEAPASSGGGGKKAKAAVEEEELPSVEAKQKERDALARAMEEFLSRGGKVQEIEPNVVADPPKKPDSKYGSRPI is encoded by the coding sequence ATGAGCGACGAAGAACTGGAACAAGACGAGCTGGACGGCGCCGACGAGGATGACGGCGAGGAGCTGGCTGCAGCTGACGACGGCGACGCCGAGAGCGAAGCCGACGAAGCGCCTGCCTCTTCCGGCGGTGGTGGCAAGAAAGCCAAGGCCGCTGTAGAGGAAGAAGAGCTGCCCTCCGTCGAGGCGAAACAGAAGGAACGCGATGCCCTGGCCAGAGCGATGGAGGAATTCCTCTCGCGCGGCGGCAAGGTGCAGGAGATCGAGCCGAACGTGGTCGCCGATCCGCCGAAGAAACCGGATAGCAAATACGGCAGCCGTCCCATCTAA
- a CDS encoding HAD family hydrolase, whose amino-acid sequence MSIRLVTFDLDDTLWDVAPVMNSAEATLREWLAVNAAQLGPVPIEHLWAIRARLMEQDPMLKHRLSELRRRILLHALIDAGYPATEAAELAEAGFQVFLHARHQVSLFPEVHPTLEALANRFILGVLTNGNADVRRLGLADYFQFALCAEELGIGKPDPKPFQEALKRARVDAREAVHIGDHPSDDIAGARRAGLHAIWFNPARKPWEGEEAPSQIIHSLAELPAVLTHL is encoded by the coding sequence ATGAGCATCCGTCTGGTCACCTTCGACCTCGACGACACCCTGTGGGACGTCGCCCCGGTGATGAACAGCGCCGAGGCGACCCTGCGCGAGTGGCTGGCGGTCAACGCCGCCCAGCTCGGGCCGGTACCCATCGAGCACCTGTGGGCGATCCGCGCCCGGCTGATGGAACAGGACCCGATGCTCAAGCACCGCTTGAGCGAGTTGCGCCGGCGCATCCTGCTCCACGCGCTGATCGACGCCGGCTACCCGGCAACCGAAGCGGCGGAGCTGGCCGAGGCGGGCTTCCAGGTATTTCTCCACGCGCGGCATCAGGTCAGCCTGTTCCCCGAAGTCCATCCTACGCTGGAAGCGCTGGCCAACCGCTTCATCCTCGGCGTGCTCACCAACGGCAATGCCGATGTGCGTCGCCTGGGCCTGGCCGACTACTTCCAGTTCGCCCTCTGCGCCGAAGAGCTGGGCATCGGCAAGCCCGATCCGAAGCCGTTCCAGGAAGCGCTGAAACGCGCACGTGTCGATGCCCGGGAGGCCGTGCACATCGGCGACCATCCCAGCGACGACATAGCCGGCGCGCGGCGCGCAGGCCTGCACGCGATCTGGTTCAACCCGGCGCGCAAGCCCTGGGAAGGCGAAGAAGCGCCGAGCCAGATCATTCACAGCCTGGCCGAATTGCCTGCGGTCCTCACCCACCTGTAA
- the xerC gene encoding tyrosine recombinase XerC — translation MSLATDLDAFLEHLRSERQVSAHTLSGYQRDLLKVVQLCEKAGITGWADLDVRQLRVFVARLHQQGLASRSLARLLSAVRGLYQYLIRERLCRHNPADGLSAPKAARKLPRTLDADRAAQLLDGGVEDDFIARRDQALLELFYSSGLRLSELVGLDLGGLDLAAGLVRVVGKGNKVRELPVGSAARHAIEQWLPIREQVRPADDALFVGISGKRLTPRAVQLRVRQAGVRELGQHLHPHMLRHSFASHMLESSQDLRAVQELLGHADIATTQIYTHLDFQHLAKVYDQAHPRARRGKRDNDTGADE, via the coding sequence TTGAGCCTCGCCACCGATCTGGACGCCTTCCTCGAACACCTGCGCAGCGAACGCCAGGTGTCCGCACACACCCTTTCCGGCTACCAGCGCGACCTGTTGAAGGTCGTCCAGCTTTGCGAAAAAGCGGGCATCACTGGTTGGGCCGACCTCGACGTCCGCCAGCTGCGCGTATTCGTCGCCCGGCTGCACCAGCAGGGGCTGGCCAGCCGCAGCCTGGCGCGCCTGCTGTCGGCAGTGCGCGGCCTTTACCAATACCTGATCCGCGAACGCCTCTGCCGGCACAACCCGGCGGACGGGCTGTCCGCCCCCAAGGCGGCGCGCAAGCTGCCGCGCACCCTGGACGCTGACCGCGCGGCGCAGCTTCTCGACGGCGGCGTGGAAGACGACTTCATTGCCCGCCGCGACCAGGCCCTGCTGGAACTCTTCTATTCGTCCGGCCTGCGCCTGTCCGAGCTGGTCGGCCTGGACCTCGGCGGCCTCGATCTCGCCGCCGGGCTGGTGCGCGTCGTCGGCAAGGGCAACAAGGTCCGCGAGCTTCCAGTCGGCAGCGCTGCGCGCCATGCCATCGAGCAATGGCTGCCTATCCGAGAACAGGTGCGCCCGGCAGATGATGCACTCTTCGTCGGCATCAGCGGCAAGCGACTGACCCCGCGCGCCGTGCAACTGCGCGTGCGCCAGGCCGGCGTGCGCGAGCTTGGCCAGCACCTGCATCCGCACATGCTGCGTCATTCCTTTGCCAGCCATATGCTGGAGTCGTCCCAGGACCTGCGCGCGGTGCAGGAGCTGCTCGGCCACGCCGACATCGCCACCACGCAGATTTACACCCACCTGGACTTCCAGCACCTGGCCAAGGTCTACGACCAGGCCCACCCCCGCGCCCGGCGCGGCAAACGAGACAACGACACAGGAGCCGATGAATGA
- a CDS encoding AraC family transcriptional regulator, producing the protein MESPAVLAGSISMAYVQGLLDHLERQGIAPAPLLAQVQLDPALIGQREPRIAASVYVDLLELGMQLSGDDNLGLHLGEAIRPGHFGVLGYLLMSCATLGDALHRQARYAGLVGSLGRVELDDEPARPGCEPLVRHSWEPLLPRLQRQLAEETLACWLRFGQWICALDEPPLEVRFRHPEPADTREHQRIFRCPVLFGQADNALVFPRRRLATPLGQADQQIQCVLDGYAGRLLDGIRRGDSVLERARQRLAQRLPEQDIDLEALARELALSPRTLQRRLRDSGLSFSRLVDETRQQLVLHHLRDPQLELADVASLVGFSETGSLARAFRRWTGQSLGEYRRTLQPLATP; encoded by the coding sequence ATGGAATCGCCAGCCGTACTCGCCGGGTCCATCTCCATGGCCTACGTACAGGGCCTGCTGGACCACCTCGAACGCCAGGGCATCGCGCCCGCACCGTTGCTGGCGCAGGTGCAGCTCGATCCGGCTTTGATCGGCCAGCGCGAGCCGCGCATCGCCGCCAGCGTCTACGTCGATCTGCTGGAGCTCGGCATGCAGCTGAGCGGTGACGACAACCTCGGCCTGCACCTGGGCGAAGCCATTCGCCCCGGGCATTTCGGCGTGCTCGGCTATCTACTGATGAGCTGCGCCACGCTGGGCGACGCCCTGCATCGCCAGGCGCGCTATGCCGGTCTGGTCGGCAGCCTGGGGCGGGTCGAGCTCGACGACGAGCCGGCGCGGCCGGGCTGCGAACCGCTCGTGCGACATAGCTGGGAGCCGCTGCTGCCGCGCCTGCAGCGTCAGCTGGCGGAGGAGACGCTGGCCTGCTGGCTGCGCTTCGGCCAGTGGATCTGCGCGCTCGACGAGCCTCCGCTGGAAGTACGCTTCCGCCATCCGGAACCGGCCGATACCCGCGAGCATCAGCGCATCTTCCGCTGCCCGGTACTGTTCGGTCAGGCCGATAACGCCCTGGTCTTCCCCCGGCGCCGCCTGGCCACGCCGTTGGGGCAGGCCGACCAGCAAATCCAGTGCGTGCTCGACGGTTATGCCGGGCGATTGCTCGACGGTATCCGCCGTGGCGACAGCGTCCTCGAGCGCGCCCGCCAACGCCTTGCCCAGCGCCTGCCCGAGCAGGACATCGACCTCGAAGCCCTGGCCCGCGAGCTGGCCCTGAGCCCGCGCACGCTGCAGCGTCGCCTGCGCGACAGCGGCCTGTCGTTCAGCCGCCTGGTCGATGAGACCCGCCAGCAACTGGTCCTGCATCACCTGCGCGATCCGCAGCTGGAGCTGGCCGACGTCGCCAGCCTGGTCGGCTTCAGCGAAACCGGCTCGCTGGCGCGCGCTTTCCGCCGTTGGACGGGGCAGAGTCTGGGCGAATACCGGCGTACACTGCAGCCTTTGGCAACCCCTTGA
- the rnk gene encoding nucleoside diphosphate kinase regulator yields MTTSPSITVTRLDLQRLERLLDSLEDFGPAAEALETELSRAQVVGHDEVPPGVVTMNSSVRCREEGSGKEYQLTLVYPDQVGGEGKVSILAPVGTALLGLSVGQSIDWPAPGGKTLKLTLLDITYQPEAAGEYAL; encoded by the coding sequence ATGACCACCTCGCCATCCATCACCGTTACCCGTCTCGACCTGCAGCGCCTGGAGCGCCTGCTCGACAGCCTGGAGGACTTCGGCCCTGCCGCCGAGGCGCTGGAAACCGAGCTGTCGCGCGCCCAGGTGGTCGGCCATGACGAGGTGCCGCCGGGCGTGGTGACCATGAATTCAAGCGTGCGTTGCCGCGAGGAAGGCAGTGGAAAGGAATACCAGCTGACCCTGGTCTATCCGGACCAGGTCGGGGGCGAGGGCAAGGTGTCCATCCTCGCGCCGGTCGGAACTGCCCTGCTGGGCCTGAGCGTCGGCCAGTCGATCGACTGGCCGGCCCCGGGCGGCAAGACCCTCAAGCTGACGCTGCTGGATATCACCTACCAGCCCGAGGCGGCCGGCGAGTACGCGCTCTAA
- the lptM gene encoding LPS translocon maturation chaperone LptM, translating to MKRLLLPFLALAVLSAALAGCGQKGPLYLPDDQQAQSKHSKDRYGL from the coding sequence ATGAAGCGACTGCTGCTTCCCTTCCTCGCGCTCGCCGTGCTCAGCGCCGCGCTCGCCGGTTGCGGCCAGAAAGGCCCGCTGTACCTGCCGGACGACCAGCAAGCCCAAAGCAAGCACAGCAAGGACCGCTACGGTCTGTAA
- a CDS encoding secondary thiamine-phosphate synthase enzyme YjbQ has translation MWQQTSITLRARPRGFHLVTDELLAELPQLKQCRIGLLHLLLQHTSASLTLNENADPSVRRDFERFFNRLAPQGESDYEHNYEGPDDLPAHFKASLLGCQLTLPVRDGRLALGTWQGVYLGEHRDHGGPRKVLATLQGEPV, from the coding sequence ATGTGGCAGCAGACATCGATCACCCTGCGCGCCCGTCCGCGTGGCTTTCATCTGGTCACCGACGAGTTGCTGGCGGAGCTGCCGCAGCTGAAGCAGTGCCGGATCGGCCTGCTGCATCTGTTGCTGCAGCACACCTCGGCGTCGTTGACCCTGAACGAGAATGCCGACCCTTCGGTACGCCGGGATTTCGAGCGATTCTTCAATCGCCTGGCGCCGCAGGGAGAGAGCGACTATGAACACAATTACGAAGGGCCGGACGATCTGCCTGCGCACTTCAAGGCCAGTCTGCTGGGCTGCCAGCTGACCCTGCCGGTGCGCGACGGGCGCCTGGCACTGGGCACCTGGCAAGGCGTCTACCTGGGCGAGCACCGCGATCACGGCGGGCCGCGCAAGGTACTGGCGACCTTGCAGGGCGAGCCCGTATGA
- the dapF gene encoding diaminopimelate epimerase, with translation MLLRFTKMHGLGNDFMVLDLVSQHAHVLPRHVKTWGDRHTGVGFDQLLIVEPPGSPDVDFRYRIFNSDGSEVEQCGNGARCFARFVLDKRLTSKKVIRVETKGGVIELSVANDGQVSVDMGAPRLAPEQVPFVADVEALSYSIEVDGQSVELAAVSMGNPHGVLRVDNVDSAPVRTLGPQLEVHPRFPAKANIGFLQVVDPHHARLRVWERGVGETQACGTGACAAAVAGIRQGWLQSPVQIDLPGGRLSIEWAGPGQPVMMTGPAVRVYEGQVRL, from the coding sequence ATGCTTCTGCGCTTTACCAAGATGCACGGCCTGGGCAATGACTTCATGGTCCTCGACCTGGTCAGCCAGCACGCCCACGTGCTGCCGCGCCACGTCAAGACCTGGGGCGACCGCCACACGGGCGTGGGCTTCGACCAACTGCTGATCGTCGAGCCGCCGGGCAGCCCCGATGTCGATTTCCGCTACCGCATCTTCAATTCCGACGGCAGCGAAGTGGAACAGTGCGGCAACGGCGCGCGCTGCTTCGCACGTTTCGTGCTGGACAAGCGCCTGACGTCGAAGAAGGTCATCCGCGTCGAGACCAAGGGCGGTGTCATCGAGCTGAGCGTGGCCAACGACGGCCAGGTCAGCGTGGACATGGGCGCCCCGCGCCTGGCGCCGGAGCAGGTGCCCTTCGTCGCCGACGTCGAGGCGCTGAGCTATAGCATCGAAGTCGACGGTCAGAGCGTCGAGCTGGCCGCTGTTTCCATGGGCAACCCGCATGGCGTGCTGCGCGTGGATAACGTCGACAGCGCGCCGGTACGGACCCTCGGCCCGCAACTGGAAGTACACCCGCGCTTCCCGGCCAAGGCCAACATTGGCTTCCTGCAGGTCGTCGACCCGCACCATGCGCGCCTGCGCGTCTGGGAGCGCGGCGTTGGCGAGACCCAGGCCTGCGGTACCGGCGCCTGCGCCGCCGCGGTCGCCGGTATCCGCCAGGGCTGGCTGCAATCGCCGGTGCAGATCGACCTGCCGGGCGGGCGCCTGAGCATCGAGTGGGCAGGTCCGGGGCAGCCGGTTATGATGACCGGGCCCGCCGTCCGCGTATACGAAGGCCAGGTCCGCCTATAA
- a CDS encoding class I adenylate cyclase, with product MILTHEIRPNIDDGIDRKVLARLRKRFLAINQGRLERAMEALSTRQQLVLRLLPLLLDVNHPLLPGYVSATTPAGLSSFVPSDELLAEAQRLTRSFTYKARRGEQDLPIHGLFLMGSLGTLAQAEQSDLDLWVCHADELPAEQVAELRRKCDLLEQWAATQGAEVHCFLVEPRGFVSGARNAQLTSDDCGTSQHYLLLDEFYRTAIWLGGRTPLWWLVPDYEEGRYREYVDTLLSKRFIRADEVIDLGSLAHIPPGEFIGSGMWQLFKGMSSPYKSVLKLLLSEVYASEFPRVGCLALRFKAEVYAGRLELDELDPYILLYRRLEEHLAARGESERLELVRRCLYLKVGKKLSRAPRQGRKSWQRLLMERMTDAWGWDSRVLGLLDARSQWKVRQVSLERRALVNELTYSYRFLSQFARQQQAGSGIAPRDLGVLGRRLYAAFERKAGKVEFINPGIAPDLAEDLLTLARLPATEAGGQASWALFGGSVANADLGNYAPIKRARELLELLAWSHRNGVIDGSTRVTLQPGDSDLTDYELSNLLSSLQQAVPMPLEEVEENALLRPSVPSSVLILVNVGLDPLRQHSQANLHMTTARTDSLGYSGVRDNLVLTLDQVSLNSWNELLVNRYAGPSALLDCLRDFLNGLSADAAPPRLLVRCFCRNRAAAIAQRVEDLFRDAYAQLAGGRGGRYLLQIRQHYHLLRLTPGKVSHQRLADLPALLEHLGEAQPAFSPLHLDRHALEGLDLSLILPLGRPGSLQVFYRMDEGQADLYVLDERNSLWMRRQACDDEQTLLLPLQRFLQAMLYRRSAQLPLGDAQAAAGPEIHYYELLPAGRGRAQKVERRSAPQSALARPHYNVQAILEPGEGSRPRTTLYCNHREFSELEYGTGLFQAVARHILAQRAGQGRYPCYITDLDLSAITAENALQSIHYLRYKQRLESALNAALEQA from the coding sequence ATGATCCTCACCCACGAAATTCGCCCGAACATCGACGACGGCATCGACCGCAAGGTCTTGGCACGCCTGCGTAAGCGCTTCCTGGCGATCAACCAGGGCCGCCTGGAGCGCGCCATGGAGGCGCTGTCGACCCGCCAGCAGCTGGTCCTGCGCCTGCTGCCGCTGCTGCTGGACGTCAACCATCCACTGCTGCCGGGCTACGTTTCCGCCACCACCCCGGCCGGGCTCAGCAGCTTCGTGCCCAGCGACGAGCTGCTCGCCGAGGCGCAGCGCCTGACCCGTTCGTTCACCTACAAGGCCCGTCGCGGCGAGCAGGACCTGCCGATCCACGGCCTGTTCCTGATGGGCAGCCTCGGCACCCTGGCGCAGGCCGAACAGAGCGACCTCGACCTCTGGGTCTGCCACGCCGACGAGCTGCCCGCCGAGCAGGTCGCCGAACTGCGCCGCAAGTGCGACCTGCTCGAACAATGGGCGGCGACCCAGGGCGCCGAAGTGCACTGCTTCCTGGTCGAACCACGTGGCTTCGTCAGTGGCGCGCGCAACGCCCAGCTGACTTCCGACGACTGCGGCACCAGCCAGCACTACCTGCTGCTCGACGAGTTCTACCGGACCGCCATCTGGCTCGGCGGACGCACCCCGCTCTGGTGGCTGGTGCCGGACTACGAGGAAGGCCGCTACCGCGAGTACGTCGACACACTTCTGAGCAAGCGCTTCATCCGCGCCGACGAGGTGATCGACCTCGGCAGCCTGGCGCATATCCCGCCGGGCGAGTTCATCGGCTCAGGCATGTGGCAACTGTTCAAAGGCATGAGTTCGCCCTACAAGTCGGTGCTCAAGCTGCTGCTGAGCGAGGTCTACGCCAGCGAGTTCCCACGTGTGGGCTGCCTGGCCCTGCGCTTCAAGGCCGAGGTCTACGCCGGGCGCCTGGAGCTCGACGAGCTCGACCCCTACATCCTGCTCTACCGCCGCCTTGAAGAGCACCTGGCCGCGCGCGGAGAAAGCGAGCGCCTGGAACTGGTGCGCCGCTGCCTCTACCTGAAGGTCGGCAAGAAGCTCAGCCGCGCGCCGCGCCAGGGCCGCAAGAGCTGGCAGCGCCTGCTGATGGAGCGCATGACCGATGCGTGGGGCTGGGACTCGCGCGTGCTCGGCCTGCTCGACGCGCGCAGCCAGTGGAAGGTCCGCCAGGTCAGCCTGGAGCGCCGCGCGCTGGTCAACGAACTGACCTACAGCTACCGCTTCCTCTCTCAGTTCGCCCGCCAGCAGCAGGCCGGTAGCGGCATCGCCCCGCGCGACCTCGGCGTGCTCGGCCGGCGCCTCTACGCGGCCTTCGAGCGCAAGGCCGGCAAGGTCGAATTCATCAACCCCGGGATCGCCCCGGACCTCGCCGAAGACCTCCTCACCCTCGCCCGCCTGCCGGCCACCGAAGCCGGCGGCCAAGCCTCCTGGGCCCTCTTCGGCGGCAGCGTGGCCAACGCCGACCTGGGCAACTACGCACCGATCAAGCGCGCCCGCGAGCTGCTCGAACTGCTCGCCTGGAGCCACCGAAATGGCGTCATCGACGGCAGCACCCGCGTGACCCTGCAACCGGGCGACAGCGACCTCACCGACTATGAGCTGAGCAACCTGCTGAGCAGCCTGCAGCAGGCCGTGCCCATGCCGCTGGAAGAAGTCGAGGAGAACGCCCTGCTACGCCCCAGCGTGCCGAGCAGCGTGCTCATCCTGGTCAACGTCGGCCTCGATCCGTTGCGCCAGCACAGCCAGGCCAACCTGCACATGACCACCGCGCGCACCGACTCCCTGGGCTACTCGGGCGTGCGCGACAACCTGGTACTGACGCTCGACCAGGTCAGCCTGAACAGCTGGAACGAGCTGCTGGTCAATCGCTACGCGGGCCCCTCCGCGCTGCTCGACTGCCTGCGCGACTTCCTCAACGGGCTGTCGGCCGACGCTGCGCCCCCGCGCCTGCTGGTGCGCTGCTTCTGCCGCAACCGCGCGGCAGCCATCGCCCAGCGGGTCGAAGACCTTTTCCGCGATGCCTACGCGCAATTGGCCGGCGGCCGTGGCGGGCGCTATCTGCTGCAAATCCGCCAGCACTACCACCTGCTGCGCCTGACGCCAGGCAAAGTCAGCCACCAGCGCCTGGCCGACCTGCCGGCGCTGCTTGAGCACCTGGGCGAAGCGCAGCCGGCCTTCAGCCCGCTGCACCTCGACCGGCACGCGCTCGAAGGCCTGGACCTCAGCCTGATCCTGCCGCTGGGTCGCCCCGGGAGCCTGCAAGTGTTCTATCGCATGGACGAGGGCCAGGCGGATCTCTATGTTCTCGATGAGCGCAATTCGCTGTGGATGCGGCGCCAGGCGTGCGATGACGAGCAGACCCTGCTGCTGCCGCTGCAGCGCTTCCTCCAGGCCATGCTCTACCGGCGCAGCGCGCAGCTGCCGCTGGGCGATGCCCAGGCGGCGGCGGGGCCGGAGATTCACTACTACGAGCTGCTTCCGGCCGGACGCGGCCGCGCGCAAAAGGTGGAACGGCGCAGCGCGCCGCAGAGCGCTCTGGCGCGGCCGCACTACAACGTCCAGGCGATTCTCGAACCCGGCGAAGGGTCACGCCCGCGCACGACCCTGTACTGCAACCACCGCGAGTTCTCCGAGCTCGAATACGGCACCGGACTGTTCCAGGCCGTGGCACGGCACATCCTCGCCCAGCGCGCCGGGCAGGGCCGCTATCCGTGCTACATCACCGACCTGGACCTGTCGGCGATCACTGCGGAAAACGCCCTGCAGAGCATCCACTACCTGCGCTACAAGCAGCGCCTGGAAAGCGCGCTGAACGCCGCGCTGGAGCAGGCCTGA
- a CDS encoding DUF484 family protein produces MTEKNPENQAPLDAEQVAAYLRQHPEFFVAHDELIPEMRIPHDSGSAVSLVERQVRLLRERNIEMRHRLAQLMDVARDNDRLFEKTRRLVLDLLDATSLEDVVSTVEDSLRHEFQVPFVSLILFSDSNLPVGRSVSSAEAHQAIGGLLSGGKTVCGVLRPHELTFLFGEADGAAVGSAAVVSLSYQGLHGVLAIGSSDPQHYKSSLGTLFLGYVAEVLARVLPRFSTPLRSVR; encoded by the coding sequence ATGACCGAGAAGAACCCGGAAAACCAAGCGCCGCTGGATGCCGAACAAGTCGCCGCGTACCTGCGCCAGCATCCGGAATTCTTCGTCGCGCACGACGAGCTGATTCCGGAAATGCGCATCCCCCACGACAGCGGCAGCGCCGTGTCGCTGGTGGAGCGCCAGGTCCGCCTGCTGCGCGAGCGCAACATCGAGATGCGCCATCGCCTGGCGCAGCTGATGGACGTCGCCCGCGACAACGATCGCCTGTTCGAGAAGACCCGCCGCCTGGTACTCGACCTGCTCGACGCGACCAGCCTCGAAGACGTGGTCAGCACCGTCGAAGACAGCCTGCGCCACGAGTTCCAGGTACCCTTCGTCAGCCTGATCCTGTTCAGCGACAGCAATCTTCCGGTGGGCCGCTCGGTCAGCAGCGCGGAAGCGCATCAGGCCATCGGCGGCCTGCTCTCCGGCGGCAAGACCGTCTGCGGCGTACTGCGCCCGCACGAACTGACCTTCCTGTTCGGCGAGGCCGATGGTGCCGCCGTCGGCTCTGCCGCCGTGGTCTCACTGAGCTACCAGGGCCTGCATGGCGTGCTGGCGATCGGCAGCTCCGATCCGCAGCACTACAAAAGCTCCCTCGGCACGCTGTTCCTCGGTTACGTCGCCGAAGTGCTCGCCCGCGTCCTGCCGCGCTTCTCCACGCCGCTGCGCTCGGTGCGCTGA
- the cyaY gene encoding iron donor protein CyaY — MSTMSEARFHDLVDQVQTTVEDAFDDSGLDVDLENSSGVLTVRFENGTQLILSRQPALRQLWVAARSGGFHFDFDESGSLWISDSTREPLGEMLSRATREQAGEDVEFPGV; from the coding sequence ATGAGCACGATGAGCGAAGCCCGCTTCCACGACCTGGTCGACCAGGTGCAGACCACCGTGGAGGACGCCTTCGATGACAGCGGCCTGGACGTGGACCTGGAGAACTCCAGCGGTGTGCTGACGGTGCGCTTCGAGAACGGCACCCAGCTGATCCTCAGTCGCCAGCCGGCGCTGCGCCAGCTGTGGGTGGCGGCTCGCTCGGGCGGTTTCCACTTCGATTTCGACGAATCCGGCAGCCTGTGGATCAGCGACAGCACGCGCGAACCGCTGGGCGAAATGCTGAGCCGCGCGACGCGCGAGCAGGCGGGCGAGGATGTCGAGTTCCCCGGCGTCTGA